The window AGAATAGCTTCTTATCAGGGGCTTCCTCAACGGTGCCTGTTAACGTTCTTGTATTATTCATATATCAAGGTCAACTAGAAATCTGCTGAACGAGTATTGGTATCGGCACTATTAACTACAAAGGAGTTTTGCTTTTAACAACTTTCATTTCCCCATTCATAATGCGCCAGTGGCCCGGGAAAGTACATACGTAGGGATAATTGCCCGCTTGTGCAGGAGCCGTAAAGGTAAGTTTTACGGTTTCTTCCGGGTTGAGCAGTCTGGTATAATAAAGCACCTCCTCCATATCAGGCACGTAGTTCATTTCCGCCCCTTTGGGGTGGCTTGCCAGTTTGTCGGCAGCAGCACCAACTGTCTGCAGGCTTGCTGGCTTTGTTATCACCAGGTTGTGCTGCATAAAGTCCGGATTGTCAAAAATGATCTCTACAGGCTTGCCTGCTTCTACCGTAAAATTGTTCAGGTCGAATTTCATTTCATTCTTGATCACACTGATGCGGATCTGCTGAGGTGCTTCTGCCGCCCCTGAAGCCATTGCCCCAGCTGCTGGCTGATCTGCCTTACGCCAGTCTGTGCTGGCAAAAACTTCTGCTATGGAGGTACTTGCAAACAGACTATTTTTTTCACCTTTCTTGTTCAGCTCCTTTGTAACCTTATATTTCCAGTCGCCTGCCAGCGCTGTTTTAGCATTACCCACCTGAAGATAGAGGCCTTCGGCTTTACCACCGAAGCCGCCGCCTCCACCATTATCCACCATTTTAACAGCCACTACATTTTTTCCGCTTTTCAACACGCCTGCCGGAATCTCATACTGGCGATCCTTATTCCAGCTGTCTTTCATGCCGCCCACTTTTGTGCCGTTCACAAAGGTTTCGTCAGAGTCATTGATGGGGCCAAGGGAAATAACTGCTTTGCGGCCGGCAGCTGTTGCCGGCAGGTTAAGTGTTTTCCGGAACCAGATCTCTCCATCTATCTCCAGCCCTGCGGCTTCTATCATGGTGGGTAATTTCATGGTCTGCCAGCCAGTATCATCCAGCGCAGTGCTTTCCAGCTTGTTTTCCGCTGCAGCTGCGAGCTGTTTTTGTTTTTCTTCAAAATCAGGTTGCTCCTGGAGAAAAGCTGCCATAAAGCCCTGAGAATGATTTTTGGCAGCTACATAAACTGCTTTGGAAAGCCATTCATCATTTTTCACCTGCCCCTGTTTGCTTAGCTGGTAAAGCTCTTTTCCCATTGCATCGGAAGGCTCCATTTCTGCCACTGCCAGAATAGCCGCCAGCTGTGTATTTGGTTCCTGATCCTGCAATACACCTGACTCTACAATGACCTCATGTGCCCAGCCTGTATTGGGCAGCACCTGCACCGCAGCCTTTCTCACAGCAGGGTCCTTATGGCCGAGGGCATTTTTAACGCTTGCAACAGCCTCTTTCTGGTTATTTTCCAGTGCACCCAGACCTTTAATGGTCCAGAGCGCATGCACGGCAGCAGGGTTAAAATCTCCTTTATCGGCTTTGCCTGATTTTGCCAGTGCATAAAGCTCCGGGAGCACATCTGTATTTCCGCGCTCTACCAACAACCGCTGGGCAGTAAGGCGCCAGAACATATTATCATGCTCAAGAGCCTCTACCAGCTCTTCAGGATCTTCTTTAGTGAGGCTGATGGGCTCATAAGCCTCCGCCTCTTTATACACCACCCGCCAGATACGTCCGTGTGATTTATCGCGCAGCGGGTTCTCGTAGGCATTACCCGGGCCATTTTCTGCCTGGTAACCACCTCTATCCGGCTTAGGAGTGGGGTTGTGCTGAATGATGAAGTTGTACCAGTCGAGCACCCACACTGCCCCATCGGGGCCTACCTTAGCCTCTACCGGCGATACCCACTCATCTGCACTGGCAAACAGGTTCCAGCCATCTTTTTCGCTAAAGCCGGCACCATCTTTCTCAATTTTAGCCATGTGCACCAGGTGCCCTGTTGGCTCGCAAACCATGGCCATGCCATTCCAGTACTCTTTGGGGTAATTTCTGGCAGTATAAAAGCTGTGGCCTGCCGCAGCCGTAAAACCCCCAAATACATCTACCTGCCGCACCTTCGGGGTAATGGGATGCATGGCATAGTGTCCGTCAATCTTGTTGCTTCCCTCGGCAGGAATGCCCTCCAGCCCTTGAAAATACCGATTGGGAATCCCCATGAACACAGAATGCGTGTTGTTTGCCGTAGAAGCGAAAATGTCATTTGCCTCTGTAAAGCCCAGCCCCCAGGTGTTGTTGCTCGTCTTGCTGATATATTCAAAGTCAGAAACATCTGGCTTAAAACGGTAAATGCCCTGTCCAAACACCTGCTCTTTGCCGACAATGGACCCCTCAAAACCAGAATAGCCTACCACGCCCCATACATAGTTATCAATACCATATCTAAGGTTGGAAGGCCCGGCATGGGTATCAAAGGTACCCCAGCCATCGATGATTACTTTTCTTACATCTGCCACATCATCGCCATCGGTATCTTCTAAAAATAAAAAGTGAGGCGCCTGGGCAACAATTAGCCCGCCATTGGCAAAGGCCATGCTCGTGGGTATGTTCAGTTTATCGGCAAATATGGTAAACTTATCTGCCTTACCATCGCCATCGGTGTCTTCGCAAATCTTGATACGGTCGTCGCCCACACCTGCTTTGTCGCGCACGGTATTGGGGTAATCCACTGTTTCAATGACCCAGAGTCTGCCCCGCTCATCCCAGTCCATGGCAATGGGGTTGATGATGTTGGGTTCGGAAGCAAACAGCTGAAGCTCAAAATCTACCGGTACCTGAATCAGCTTTTGAGACTCTTGGGGCGACAGCGGCTCCTGGTACCGTGGGGCAGGATCTCTTTTTTCGTAATTGGGAATGTTGGCCACCTGCTTGTACACCAGTGTGGGCATGTCTTTCCGGTATGCCTCCCACTGGCCCTTTACCTTATCGCCCACCGCCCAGAGAATGCCTTCCTTCATCAGCTTATGAAAGCCGGGATGTTCCCAGGTGCGTTCGTCATGTCCGTAGGCAGTATAAAATACGCGTCCCTGCCCATGCTCTTTTACCCAGGTCCAGGGCTCATGGTGTTCCCCTTCCACGCGCTCCATCAATATGGTGCGGTCGGGGCTGTGTTTTTGGTGAATGTATGTTTCATCCCAGGTAGTAAACTCCTCTACCTGCTGCATAACCGGGTGCTCGCTGTTGGTAATGCGGGCCTGAAAGGTACCTGTTTCGTGTTTCTGAAACTGTGCCCCTACCAGCTCTATGTATTTTTCAGAGTTCCTGAAGCAAAAGCTGGCACTATGCACCGGGATCAGTCCGTTTCCGGCTTCCACAAAATCCATCAGGGCTTCTTCCTGCGAGGCACTGATGCTATCGTGGTTGGCATAAATAACCAGCCCATCGTATTTTGATAACGTATGCGGGTTCAGGTCGTTCAAATCGCTGGTGTAGGTAAGGTTGATAACTTCTTTGGAGAGGGCAGAAGCCAGCATTGGCATATAGGCTGCCGAGTTATGATGCTCACTATCATGCCCCAGAAACAGGAGCTCCACTCTGCGCGGACCTGTATCTTCCCTCCTGTTTTCTGAATTACAACACACCAGCAGCAACCCCAGCAGAATAAAGGTATAGGCAGTTAAATTTTTCATAAGCTACATGCAAACGATTACGATAGCTCAATATCACATAATAATACTTGATAAACTCACTCTTTTTTACCAGATTTTGACTGTATCTTAACATCCACAGGAAAAGATAGGCGCAGTAAAGGATAAAAAAGTATAATAATGAAGCTGGCACTACAGAAATCACCCATACCCGCTACCCAGGCTTTTGTGGTCAGGTACCTGAAAGAACCCCATTTTGATCCTAACTGGCACTTTCATCCGGAATACCAGCTTTTTGTGGTGTTGCGTGGTACAGGCACCCGCTTCATTGGCGATCAGGTAAAACCTTTCAAGGAAGGAGACCTGGTATTTACGGGCCCGAACCTGCCCCATCTCTGGAGGAGCGATCCGGAGTATTTTGAAGGAAAAGAAGAAAACTGGACGGAAGGAATTGTTATTTATTTTCAGGAGGATTTTCTGGGGAAGTCCTTTTTACAGAAGGAAGAGATGCACCGCTTAAAGCAACTTTTTCTGATGGCCCGCCGCGGGTTTGAAGTAACAGGCAGCACAGCCGTGAAGGTGAAGAAAATGATGAAGGAACTGCTGGAGCAGGAGGGTTTTGCAAGGGTGATCCAGCTTTTGCAGATCCTGAATGTGCTGGCAACCACCCCTGGCTATCATATACTTTCCAGCCTTGGCTACACCAATACCTTAAAAGAGGCCGATACGGAAAGGATGAACAAGGTGCATGCGTTCGTGATGAAGAACTTCAGGAACAGGATCAGCCTGGAGGAAGTAGCCACAATAGCGAACATGGCGCCAACCTCTTTCAGTCGTTACTTTAAAACACATGCCAATAAAACCTTTTCTGATTTTGTGAGTGAGATCAGAATAGGTTACGCCTGCAAGCTCCTGATGGAAGATCATATAACGATATCGCAGGCCTGCTACGAGAGCGGCTTTCAAACCCTGTCGAACTTTAACCGGCTGTTTAAAGCCTTTACCAGCCGAACGCCCAGGGCCTATAAAAAAGAATTCTCGGAGGCTGTAATTCTGTAACTGTAACAGCTGCCAGCTGCTAAAAAGGGGTTGTTAAGGGGCACAGGAACAGCCTTAGGCTGCGGGCACAGCAACTCGTTCTTTTGGTAA of the Flammeovirgaceae bacterium 311 genome contains:
- a CDS encoding membrane-bound dehydrogenase domain-containing protein (COG3828 Uncharacterized protein conserved in bacteria), translated to MKNLTAYTFILLGLLLVCCNSENRREDTGPRRVELLFLGHDSEHHNSAAYMPMLASALSKEVINLTYTSDLNDLNPHTLSKYDGLVIYANHDSISASQEEALMDFVEAGNGLIPVHSASFCFRNSEKYIELVGAQFQKHETGTFQARITNSEHPVMQQVEEFTTWDETYIHQKHSPDRTILMERVEGEHHEPWTWVKEHGQGRVFYTAYGHDERTWEHPGFHKLMKEGILWAVGDKVKGQWEAYRKDMPTLVYKQVANIPNYEKRDPAPRYQEPLSPQESQKLIQVPVDFELQLFASEPNIINPIAMDWDERGRLWVIETVDYPNTVRDKAGVGDDRIKICEDTDGDGKADKFTIFADKLNIPTSMAFANGGLIVAQAPHFLFLEDTDGDDVADVRKVIIDGWGTFDTHAGPSNLRYGIDNYVWGVVGYSGFEGSIVGKEQVFGQGIYRFKPDVSDFEYISKTSNNTWGLGFTEANDIFASTANNTHSVFMGIPNRYFQGLEGIPAEGSNKIDGHYAMHPITPKVRQVDVFGGFTAAAGHSFYTARNYPKEYWNGMAMVCEPTGHLVHMAKIEKDGAGFSEKDGWNLFASADEWVSPVEAKVGPDGAVWVLDWYNFIIQHNPTPKPDRGGYQAENGPGNAYENPLRDKSHGRIWRVVYKEAEAYEPISLTKEDPEELVEALEHDNMFWRLTAQRLLVERGNTDVLPELYALAKSGKADKGDFNPAAVHALWTIKGLGALENNQKEAVASVKNALGHKDPAVRKAAVQVLPNTGWAHEVIVESGVLQDQEPNTQLAAILAVAEMEPSDAMGKELYQLSKQGQVKNDEWLSKAVYVAAKNHSQGFMAAFLQEQPDFEEKQKQLAAAAENKLESTALDDTGWQTMKLPTMIEAAGLEIDGEIWFRKTLNLPATAAGRKAVISLGPINDSDETFVNGTKVGGMKDSWNKDRQYEIPAGVLKSGKNVVAVKMVDNGGGGGFGGKAEGLYLQVGNAKTALAGDWKYKVTKELNKKGEKNSLFASTSIAEVFASTDWRKADQPAAGAMASGAAEAPQQIRISVIKNEMKFDLNNFTVEAGKPVEIIFDNPDFMQHNLVITKPASLQTVGAAADKLASHPKGAEMNYVPDMEEVLYYTRLLNPEETVKLTFTAPAQAGNYPYVCTFPGHWRIMNGEMKVVKSKTPL
- a CDS encoding AraC family transcriptional regulator (COG2207 AraC-type DNA-binding domain-containing proteins), with product MKLALQKSPIPATQAFVVRYLKEPHFDPNWHFHPEYQLFVVLRGTGTRFIGDQVKPFKEGDLVFTGPNLPHLWRSDPEYFEGKEENWTEGIVIYFQEDFLGKSFLQKEEMHRLKQLFLMARRGFEVTGSTAVKVKKMMKELLEQEGFARVIQLLQILNVLATTPGYHILSSLGYTNTLKEADTERMNKVHAFVMKNFRNRISLEEVATIANMAPTSFSRYFKTHANKTFSDFVSEIRIGYACKLLMEDHITISQACYESGFQTLSNFNRLFKAFTSRTPRAYKKEFSEAVIL